Proteins from a single region of Desulfolutivibrio sulfoxidireducens:
- a CDS encoding ABC transporter substrate-binding protein yields MHPTRPSRPGRLSARIAAAALALAVLLCFFAPMAQAQKGGFTFGALLPLTGPLADKGRTSEAALRLAETDIRDYLAASNSGESFSILVEDTGSDPQKALARLKRLAEKGVRVVIGPISDAETAAVEDFAASQGISLISQGSAAQYLAKKDDSLFRLSPSNTYQAEALTALIKQEGNTVMVPIWRGDAIGDELVVHAKARFRQLGGEAAAGARYDPDRTDYTAVVDELVRELEKLRAEKPSAKPAIVFVGGNEVVPVLKAAAKKPILASLPWYGSDASALNDAIAKDPESAAFAMRTRFTSPRYGEGGANVYTRIERRIAKETDLFPDTQSAAAYDAAWLGFLAVQSAQGTDAGALKRFIPLLAERTYGVTGWLALNEYGDRREDWDFDFWTLRKDGDTFFWEKIARYQFEPGMPKELYIGSPVK; encoded by the coding sequence ATGCACCCCACGCGCCCATCCCGCCCGGGCCGGCTTTCGGCCCGAATCGCGGCCGCCGCCCTGGCCCTGGCCGTTCTTTTGTGCTTTTTCGCGCCCATGGCCCAGGCCCAGAAAGGCGGCTTCACCTTCGGGGCCCTGTTGCCCCTGACCGGCCCCCTGGCCGACAAGGGCCGGACCTCCGAGGCCGCCCTGAGGCTGGCCGAGACCGACATCCGCGACTATCTGGCCGCCTCGAATTCGGGTGAATCCTTCTCCATCCTCGTCGAGGACACGGGCTCGGACCCGCAAAAGGCCCTGGCCAGGCTCAAACGCCTGGCGGAAAAGGGCGTCCGGGTGGTCATCGGCCCCATAAGCGACGCCGAGACCGCCGCTGTGGAGGACTTCGCCGCAAGCCAGGGCATCTCCCTCATAAGCCAGGGCAGCGCGGCCCAATACCTGGCCAAAAAGGACGACTCCCTTTTTCGGCTCTCGCCATCCAACACCTATCAGGCCGAGGCCCTGACCGCGCTCATCAAGCAGGAAGGAAACACGGTCATGGTCCCCATCTGGCGCGGCGACGCAATCGGCGACGAGCTCGTGGTCCACGCCAAGGCCCGTTTCCGCCAGCTCGGCGGCGAGGCCGCGGCCGGGGCACGGTATGACCCCGACCGTACCGACTACACGGCGGTCGTTGACGAACTGGTGAGGGAGCTTGAAAAGCTGCGGGCCGAAAAGCCCTCGGCCAAGCCGGCTATCGTGTTCGTCGGCGGCAACGAGGTGGTGCCCGTTCTCAAGGCGGCCGCGAAAAAACCCATCCTGGCCTCGCTTCCCTGGTACGGCAGCGACGCCTCGGCCTTAAACGACGCCATCGCCAAGGACCCGGAGAGCGCGGCCTTCGCCATGCGCACCCGGTTCACCTCCCCGCGCTACGGCGAGGGCGGGGCCAACGTCTATACCCGGATCGAGCGGCGCATCGCCAAGGAGACGGACCTGTTCCCGGACACCCAGAGCGCCGCGGCCTACGACGCGGCCTGGCTGGGCTTCCTGGCCGTCCAGTCGGCCCAGGGCACGGACGCCGGGGCGCTTAAGCGCTTCATCCCGCTTCTGGCCGAACGCACCTACGGGGTCACGGGCTGGCTGGCCCTCAACGAATACGGGGACCGCCGGGAGGACTGGGACTTCGACTTCTGGACCCTTCGCAAGGACGGCGACACCTTTTTCTGGGAAAAAATCGCCCGCTACCAGTTCGAGCCCGGCATGCCCAAGGAGCTGTACATCGGGTCGCCCGTCAAGTGA
- a CDS encoding response regulator transcription factor yields MRILIIEDDLEAAAYLAKGLRESGYGVDHVADGKEALYRIAAESHDAMVVDRMLPGVDGLTIVKTMRAAGNKTPVLILSALGDVDDRVKGLRAGGDDYLTKPYAFSELQARLEALLRRGGGDAAETVLRVADLELDLVSRTAVRSGRSIDLKPKEFLLLEYLMRHAGHVVTRTMLLENVWDYSFDPQTNVIDVHISRLRHKIDKDFDKPLLHTIRGAGYTIRDPR; encoded by the coding sequence GTGCGTATCCTGATCATCGAGGACGATCTGGAGGCCGCGGCCTACCTGGCCAAGGGACTTCGGGAAAGCGGGTACGGCGTGGACCACGTGGCCGACGGCAAGGAGGCCCTGTACCGCATCGCGGCCGAGTCCCACGACGCCATGGTGGTGGACCGCATGCTGCCGGGCGTGGACGGGCTGACCATCGTCAAGACCATGCGCGCCGCCGGGAACAAGACCCCGGTCCTGATCTTAAGCGCCCTGGGTGACGTGGACGACCGGGTCAAGGGGCTTCGGGCCGGGGGGGACGACTACCTGACCAAACCCTACGCCTTCTCGGAACTCCAGGCCCGCCTGGAGGCCCTGCTGCGCCGGGGCGGCGGCGATGCCGCCGAGACCGTCCTGCGGGTGGCCGACCTGGAACTGGATCTGGTGTCGCGCACCGCGGTCCGCTCGGGACGGTCCATCGATCTCAAGCCCAAGGAGTTCCTGCTCCTGGAATACCTCATGCGCCACGCCGGGCACGTGGTCACCCGGACCATGCTTCTGGAAAACGTCTGGGACTATTCCTTCGACCCGCAGACCAACGTTATCGACGTGCATATAAGCCGCCTGCGCCACAAGATCGACAAGGATTTCGACAAGCCGCTTTTGCACACCATCCGCGGCGCGGGGTACACCATTCGTGATCCCCGGTAG
- a CDS encoding sensor histidine kinase — MIPGRIVRSTSFRLALLYMSLFGTSVLVLLGFIYQSTAGFMDRQTDETINAEIRGLTEQYAQLGLTGLIRAIETRVARDKNGGGLYLLTDWKFTPLAGNLREWPEFSSTQDGWVNLVLRLADGEEVSARLKYFYLPGNYHLLAGSDVAGRNTVRGLIMDALVWGLVITVAMGGLGAVLMTRGMLGRLDVINRASREIMRGDLSRRIPAKGAGDEFDQLTANLNDMLDRIVGLMDGVRQVSDNIAHDLRGPLNRIRGRLEMSLRGHQDTNGLRPVLERTIADIDEVLAAFHAILTISQAEAGSRREEFSDLDLAVLARDVAELYEPLAEEKGIRLGVDLVPGPAIPGNRHLLSQAVANLLDNAIKYTPAGGEVGIALREGESGPELAVYDTGPGIPPEQRAAVLERFFRMESSRNTPGSGLGLSLVAAVAKLHDAGLALLDNAPGLRVVLSFSRISA; from the coding sequence GTGATCCCCGGTAGGATCGTCCGGTCCACGTCGTTTCGGCTGGCCCTCTTGTACATGTCCTTGTTCGGGACCTCGGTGCTGGTGCTTCTGGGCTTTATCTACCAATCCACAGCCGGATTCATGGACCGCCAGACCGACGAGACCATCAACGCCGAGATTCGCGGCCTGACCGAACAATATGCCCAGCTCGGCCTCACCGGACTCATCCGGGCCATCGAGACCCGCGTGGCCAGGGACAAAAACGGCGGCGGCCTGTACCTGCTCACGGACTGGAAGTTCACCCCCCTGGCCGGGAATCTCAGGGAATGGCCGGAATTCTCCTCCACCCAGGACGGCTGGGTGAACCTCGTGCTCCGCCTGGCCGATGGCGAAGAGGTGTCCGCGCGGCTGAAGTACTTTTATTTGCCGGGGAACTACCACCTGCTGGCGGGCAGCGACGTGGCCGGACGCAACACCGTGAGGGGCCTGATCATGGACGCCCTGGTGTGGGGGCTGGTGATCACCGTGGCCATGGGCGGGCTCGGGGCGGTGCTCATGACCCGGGGCATGCTCGGCCGGCTGGACGTGATCAACCGGGCCAGCCGGGAGATCATGCGCGGGGATCTGTCCCGGCGCATCCCGGCCAAGGGCGCGGGGGACGAGTTCGACCAGCTTACGGCCAACCTCAACGACATGCTGGACCGCATCGTGGGCCTTATGGACGGCGTGCGCCAGGTCAGCGACAACATCGCCCACGACCTGCGCGGTCCCCTCAACCGCATCCGGGGCCGCCTGGAGATGTCGCTTCGCGGCCACCAGGACACCAACGGCCTGCGCCCGGTCCTCGAGCGCACCATCGCGGACATCGACGAGGTCCTGGCGGCGTTTCACGCCATTTTGACCATCTCCCAGGCCGAGGCCGGAAGCCGCCGCGAGGAGTTTTCGGACCTGGATCTGGCTGTTTTGGCCCGGGACGTGGCCGAGCTGTACGAGCCCCTGGCCGAAGAAAAGGGCATCCGTCTGGGCGTGGATCTGGTCCCGGGACCGGCCATACCCGGCAACCGGCATCTGCTGTCCCAGGCCGTGGCCAATCTTCTGGACAACGCCATCAAGTACACCCCGGCCGGCGGCGAGGTGGGCATCGCGCTACGCGAGGGCGAATCCGGCCCGGAACTCGCCGTGTACGACACCGGTCCGGGCATTCCTCCCGAACAACGCGCGGCCGTGCTCGAGCGGTTTTTCCGCATGGAGTCGAGCCGCAACACCCCGGGCAGCGGCCTGGGCCTGAGTCTGGTGGCCGCCGTGGCCAAGCTGCACGACGCCGGACTGGCCCTTCTGGACAACGCCCCCGGGTTGCGGGTGGTGCTGTCCTTCTCCAGGATTTCGGCCTGA
- a CDS encoding DUF169 domain-containing protein codes for MTDLMQHTRALLEDLGHDEEPVGIHYTDAEPAEGFAPKPGVPFNAEMEARNEIDWKGLWGNFSCVLGKVWLARRRKKPASFDAVRYGCVGASFFLGFHKPQIRFLDHYISMGIPDVTPGERYLPSPASVRRFFETIDPRPAPARFCVIKPLSLFAEGETPELVSFFVRGEVLGGLCQLAVFATDDIDVVAMPFGSGCSNLVTWPLRYPEMGRPRAVIGGSDPSCRKFMAADELIFTVPLGLYRTMLAARPASFLATETWAGVRTKIRRSREVWEKKKE; via the coding sequence ATGACCGACCTGATGCAACACACCCGCGCCCTGCTCGAGGACCTCGGCCACGACGAGGAGCCCGTGGGCATCCACTACACCGACGCCGAACCCGCCGAGGGTTTCGCGCCCAAGCCGGGCGTGCCCTTCAACGCCGAGATGGAGGCCAGAAACGAGATCGACTGGAAGGGCCTGTGGGGGAACTTCTCCTGTGTCCTGGGCAAGGTCTGGCTGGCCAGACGCCGGAAAAAACCCGCCTCTTTCGACGCCGTGCGCTACGGCTGCGTCGGGGCCTCGTTTTTCCTGGGCTTCCACAAACCCCAGATCCGTTTTCTGGACCACTACATCTCCATGGGCATCCCCGACGTCACTCCGGGCGAACGCTACCTGCCCTCCCCGGCCTCGGTGCGCCGCTTCTTCGAGACCATCGACCCAAGGCCCGCCCCGGCCCGGTTCTGCGTGATCAAGCCCCTGTCCCTGTTCGCCGAAGGCGAAACGCCCGAACTGGTGTCCTTCTTCGTCCGGGGCGAGGTGTTGGGCGGCCTGTGCCAGTTGGCCGTGTTCGCCACGGACGACATCGACGTGGTGGCCATGCCGTTCGGCTCGGGCTGTTCCAACCTGGTCACCTGGCCCCTGCGCTATCCGGAAATGGGCCGGCCGCGCGCGGTCATCGGCGGCTCGGACCCGTCGTGCCGCAAGTTCATGGCCGCCGACGAGCTGATCTTCACCGTGCCCCTGGGGCTCTACCGGACCATGCTCGCCGCCAGGCCCGCGTCCTTTTTGGCCACCGAGACCTGGGCCGGGGTCCGGACCAAGATACGGCGCAGCCGCGAGGTGTGGGAAAAAAAGAAGGAATGA
- a CDS encoding DEAD/DEAH box helicase, with product MVVGTEEQTVKNLLQEFVRETIPEYIIDGSHAIVAQDGVQKLTVNKREGYWDVDGQIQGEDFQVYASELSINVKDRTINFFCNCPDSFSGVCRHVGATALKLIKDLDHAKPDDEAHAAPKTEWRQTFRAFFSTEPEPEPGRHYFIYRFHPEHGRLQVAFSRARQNKSGISQVHQEITLEQIIKNPDWSEMSPFLPMVAEQIGHNLDYYGHRVDIPPGLLSWFFWSIGKEYYLYWRDTEQPVRIENKTMRLQLAPRLGEEGLTFDILLGTDGKPPFSILGREVFFYGRLPLWVCWNRGFYPVQTGLSSDVIQEMVRNPPFIPTADVSEFLDRVWSNLPVSDLHGHDEFLERMRPFFVPASYNPKLFLDEEGSLLTLQIQNVYETEHGEITVPGPNAELQTGSYQYDGKSFLLARSQEQEATLLGLLGEMRFQPRNNANWFLEPEEAIVFLLDAYPKLVEQYRVYGEQNLTRYKVRLTKPVIVAEVESKEEDKWFDLNLNVQYDDQKVPIEKIWKAWTQGKRYVQLKDGSYTSLPESWLAKLAHKLKALGLDPEKPPQASFKQFEAPILDKLLEDMPEARTDSFWNKLKRKIHDFQEIIPIRPPKGLSATLRPYQAQGLSYLNFLREYGFGGILADEMGLGKTVQTLSFLQHLREHGAEGPNLIVVPTSVLPNWEREAEKFVPELRRLIIYGARREGMFKKIAESDLVVTTYALLRRDLDELLKFEFNTIILDEAQNIKNPNTITARSVRRLSAKTRLCLSGTPIENNLFELWSLFEFLMPGFLGGQNAFQRGIVKPIKDGDEETLEYLRGRVKPFILRRTKSEVAKDLPPKVENVYYCALLDEQLDLYAALAKKLKEQVLRTVDEKGLAKSQMSILDALLKLRQICCHPRLLKLDMPGVNTNLPSGKFDAFKDLVTDIIEEGHKVLIFSQFVQMLHIIRSWVQLTQFKYAYLDGSSKDRFDQVDTFNNDESVKMFLISLKAGGTGLNLTSADYVIHYDPWWNPAVESQATDRTHRIGQLRQVFSYKLICQNTVEEKILKLQEQKKDVAEAIIPGQDAFKSLTRTDLESLFEV from the coding sequence ATGGTCGTCGGCACCGAGGAACAAACGGTAAAAAATCTTTTGCAGGAGTTTGTTCGGGAAACCATTCCCGAGTACATCATCGACGGGTCCCACGCCATCGTGGCCCAGGATGGCGTACAAAAGCTCACCGTAAACAAGCGTGAGGGATATTGGGACGTTGACGGCCAGATCCAGGGCGAGGACTTCCAGGTCTACGCCTCGGAGTTGTCCATCAACGTGAAGGATCGGACCATCAATTTCTTCTGCAACTGCCCGGACTCCTTTTCCGGGGTGTGCCGCCATGTCGGGGCCACGGCCCTGAAGCTCATCAAGGACCTTGACCACGCCAAGCCCGACGACGAGGCCCACGCCGCCCCGAAAACCGAGTGGCGGCAGACCTTCCGGGCCTTTTTCTCCACCGAGCCCGAGCCCGAGCCCGGGCGGCACTATTTCATCTACCGCTTCCATCCCGAGCACGGCCGGCTCCAGGTGGCCTTTTCCCGGGCCCGCCAGAACAAGTCCGGCATCTCCCAGGTGCACCAGGAGATCACCCTGGAGCAGATCATCAAGAATCCGGACTGGAGCGAGATGTCGCCCTTTCTGCCCATGGTGGCCGAGCAGATCGGCCACAACCTGGACTACTACGGGCATCGCGTGGACATCCCGCCGGGGCTTTTGAGCTGGTTTTTCTGGTCCATCGGCAAGGAATACTATCTGTACTGGCGCGACACCGAGCAGCCCGTGCGCATCGAGAACAAGACCATGCGCCTGCAACTGGCCCCGCGCCTGGGCGAGGAGGGGCTGACCTTCGACATCCTGCTTGGGACCGACGGCAAGCCGCCCTTTTCCATCCTTGGCCGGGAGGTCTTTTTCTACGGCCGGCTGCCCCTGTGGGTGTGCTGGAACCGGGGCTTCTACCCGGTGCAGACCGGGCTGTCCTCGGACGTGATCCAGGAGATGGTGCGCAATCCGCCCTTTATCCCCACGGCGGACGTCTCGGAGTTTCTGGACCGGGTGTGGTCCAACCTGCCGGTGTCCGATCTGCACGGCCACGACGAATTCCTGGAGCGCATGCGGCCGTTCTTCGTCCCGGCGTCCTACAACCCCAAACTCTTCCTGGACGAGGAGGGCAGCCTTTTGACCCTTCAGATCCAGAACGTCTACGAAACCGAGCACGGCGAGATCACCGTGCCCGGTCCCAATGCGGAGTTGCAGACCGGCTCGTACCAGTACGACGGCAAGTCCTTTCTCCTGGCCCGAAGCCAGGAACAGGAGGCCACGCTTCTCGGACTTTTGGGCGAGATGCGCTTCCAGCCCCGCAACAACGCCAACTGGTTTCTGGAACCCGAGGAGGCCATCGTCTTTCTGCTCGACGCCTATCCCAAGCTCGTGGAGCAGTACCGGGTCTACGGCGAGCAGAACCTGACCCGCTACAAGGTGCGCCTGACCAAGCCGGTGATCGTGGCCGAGGTCGAGTCCAAGGAGGAGGACAAGTGGTTCGATCTGAACCTCAACGTCCAGTACGACGACCAGAAGGTGCCCATCGAAAAGATCTGGAAGGCATGGACCCAGGGCAAGCGCTACGTGCAGTTAAAGGACGGCTCCTACACCAGCCTGCCCGAATCCTGGCTCGCCAAGCTGGCGCATAAGCTCAAGGCCCTGGGCCTGGACCCGGAGAAGCCGCCCCAGGCCAGCTTCAAGCAATTCGAGGCCCCGATCCTGGACAAGCTTCTGGAGGACATGCCCGAGGCCCGCACGGATTCGTTCTGGAACAAGCTCAAGCGCAAGATCCACGACTTCCAGGAAATCATCCCCATCCGGCCGCCCAAGGGGCTTTCGGCCACCCTGCGCCCGTATCAGGCCCAGGGACTGAGCTACCTCAATTTCCTGCGGGAATACGGCTTCGGCGGCATCCTGGCCGACGAGATGGGCCTGGGCAAGACCGTGCAGACCCTGTCCTTTTTGCAGCACCTGCGCGAGCACGGGGCCGAGGGCCCAAACCTCATCGTGGTGCCCACCTCGGTTCTGCCCAACTGGGAACGCGAGGCCGAGAAATTCGTGCCCGAACTCCGGCGGCTGATCATCTACGGCGCGCGCCGGGAGGGCATGTTCAAAAAGATCGCCGAATCCGATCTGGTGGTCACCACCTATGCGCTTCTTCGCCGCGACCTGGACGAGCTCTTGAAATTCGAGTTCAACACCATCATCCTGGACGAGGCCCAGAACATCAAAAACCCCAACACCATCACCGCCCGCTCGGTCAGGCGCCTTTCCGCCAAAACCCGGCTATGCCTGTCCGGCACGCCCATCGAGAACAATCTCTTCGAGTTGTGGTCGCTCTTCGAATTCCTCATGCCGGGATTCTTGGGCGGCCAGAACGCCTTCCAGCGGGGCATCGTCAAGCCCATCAAGGACGGCGACGAGGAGACCCTGGAATACCTGCGCGGCCGGGTGAAACCGTTCATCCTGCGGCGCACCAAGTCCGAGGTGGCCAAGGACCTGCCGCCCAAGGTGGAGAACGTCTACTACTGCGCGCTTCTCGACGAGCAGCTCGACCTGTACGCGGCCCTGGCCAAGAAGCTCAAGGAACAGGTGCTGCGCACGGTGGACGAAAAGGGCCTGGCCAAGAGCCAGATGTCCATTCTCGACGCCCTGCTCAAGCTCAGGCAGATCTGCTGCCATCCCCGGCTGCTCAAGCTGGACATGCCCGGGGTGAACACCAACCTGCCGTCGGGCAAGTTCGACGCCTTCAAGGACCTGGTCACGGACATCATCGAGGAGGGGCACAAGGTGCTCATCTTCTCGCAGTTCGTGCAGATGCTGCACATCATCCGGTCCTGGGTGCAGCTCACCCAGTTCAAGTACGCCTACCTGGACGGCTCGTCCAAGGACCGCTTCGATCAGGTGGACACCTTCAACAACGACGAGTCGGTGAAGATGTTTCTCATCTCGCTCAAGGCCGGCGGCACGGGTTTGAACCTGACCAGCGCCGACTACGTGATCCACTACGATCCGTGGTGGAACCCGGCGGTGGAGAGCCAGGCCACGGACCGCACCCACCGCATCGGGCAGTTGCGGCAGGTTTTTTCGTACAAGCTGATCTGCCAGAACACGGTGGAGGAGAAGATCTTAAAGCTCCAGGAGCAGAAAAAGGACGTGGCCGAGGCCATCATCCCGGGCCAGGACGCCTTCAAGTCCCTGACCCGCACGGACCTGGAGTCGCTTTTCGAGGTCTAG
- a CDS encoding peptide-binding protein → MVPKKTIPRLVLVAALLAVLAGCGDDGRSAPESRDAASAPAASASPDPGPPVTGDRIIEAMLGDATNLIPPLSSDSASHEVADLIYVAPLRYDKDITLECWAAESYEVLEDGKLLRFRLKPGIRWFDGVELTAEDVEFTYRLMIDPKTPTAYAEDFKAVSSFTVTGKYTFEVRYDEPFARALVTWAHSILPKHALKDQDLMNTKYSREPLGAGPYKLAVWEPGRRIVLDVNRDYFEGRAFLDQVVYRIIPDLSTMFLELKAKNLDMMGLTPQQYLRQTTGPSWDRDYRKYQYLSFGYTFLGYNLRNPLFADVRVRRALAHAIDKREIVKGVLLGLGVPTVGPYKPGTWIYNESITDYAFDPEKAKALFAEAGWTPGAKGVLTKDGKPFAFTILTNQGNDQRIKTATIIQQRLKDVGIEVAIRTVEWAAFIKEFVDTGNFEAIIMGWSIPQDPDGFDVWHSSRAVPGGLNFVGFRNAQADALLEKGRHTLDQAERKKIYDAFQEILHQEQPYCFLYAPYALPILSARFQGIEPAPAGIAYNFTEWWVPKNLQTFSLTGK, encoded by the coding sequence GTGGTCCCCAAAAAAACGATTCCCCGTCTCGTCCTGGTCGCCGCGCTCCTTGCGGTCCTGGCCGGATGCGGCGACGACGGCCGGTCCGCCCCCGAGTCCCGGGACGCCGCGTCCGCCCCGGCCGCAAGCGCCTCCCCGGATCCCGGGCCGCCCGTGACCGGGGACCGTATCATCGAGGCCATGCTCGGCGACGCCACCAACCTCATCCCCCCCCTGTCGTCGGACTCGGCCTCCCACGAGGTGGCCGATCTCATCTACGTGGCCCCGCTTCGCTACGACAAGGACATCACGCTCGAATGCTGGGCCGCCGAAAGCTACGAGGTCCTGGAGGACGGAAAGCTCCTCAGGTTCAGGCTCAAACCGGGCATCCGCTGGTTCGACGGGGTGGAGCTGACGGCCGAGGACGTGGAATTCACCTACCGGCTCATGATCGACCCCAAAACCCCCACGGCCTACGCCGAGGATTTCAAGGCCGTCTCGTCGTTCACCGTCACCGGCAAATACACCTTCGAGGTCCGCTACGACGAACCCTTCGCCCGCGCCCTGGTCACCTGGGCCCACTCCATCCTGCCCAAACACGCCCTCAAGGACCAGGACCTCATGAACACGAAATACAGCCGCGAGCCGCTGGGGGCCGGCCCGTACAAGCTTGCCGTCTGGGAACCGGGGCGGCGCATCGTGCTTGACGTCAACAGGGACTATTTCGAGGGACGGGCCTTCCTGGATCAGGTCGTGTATCGGATTATTCCGGACCTTTCAACGATGTTTCTGGAGCTTAAGGCCAAAAATCTGGACATGATGGGCCTGACGCCCCAACAGTACCTGCGCCAGACCACGGGTCCATCCTGGGACCGGGACTACCGTAAGTACCAGTACCTGTCCTTCGGGTACACCTTTCTGGGCTACAACCTGCGCAACCCCCTGTTCGCGGACGTCCGGGTCCGCCGGGCCCTGGCCCACGCCATCGACAAGCGGGAGATCGTCAAGGGGGTCTTGTTGGGCCTGGGCGTGCCCACCGTCGGCCCGTACAAGCCCGGAACCTGGATATACAACGAATCCATCACGGACTATGCCTTCGATCCCGAAAAGGCCAAAGCCCTGTTCGCCGAGGCCGGGTGGACACCCGGGGCGAAAGGCGTCTTGACCAAGGACGGCAAGCCCTTCGCCTTCACCATCCTGACCAACCAGGGCAACGACCAGCGCATCAAGACCGCCACCATCATCCAGCAGCGCCTCAAGGACGTCGGCATCGAGGTGGCCATCCGCACTGTGGAGTGGGCCGCGTTCATCAAGGAGTTCGTGGATACCGGCAATTTCGAGGCCATCATCATGGGCTGGTCCATCCCCCAGGACCCGGACGGCTTCGACGTCTGGCACAGCTCCCGGGCCGTGCCCGGCGGGCTCAACTTCGTGGGCTTTCGAAACGCCCAGGCCGACGCCCTGCTGGAAAAGGGACGGCACACCCTGGATCAGGCCGAACGCAAAAAAATCTACGACGCCTTCCAGGAGATACTGCACCAGGAGCAGCCCTACTGCTTTTTGTACGCGCCCTACGCCCTGCCCATCCTTTCGGCCCGCTTCCAGGGCATTGAGCCGGCCCCGGCGGGCATCGCCTACAATTTCACCGAATGGTGGGTCCCCAAAAACCTCCAGACCTTTTCGCTCACGGGAAAGTAG